A genomic region of Nyctibius grandis isolate bNycGra1 chromosome 34, bNycGra1.pri, whole genome shotgun sequence contains the following coding sequences:
- the LOC137675511 gene encoding olfactory receptor 14A16-like: MSNSSSITHFLLLAFAETRELQLLHFWLFLSIYLAALLGNGLAITAVAYDHRLHTPMYFFLLNLSLLDVGSISTTLPKAIANSLWDTRDMSYAGCACPGLFLLFFITAEFYLLTIMAYDRYIAICQPLHYGTLLSRRACVHMAAAAWGTGFLNALLHTANTFSLPLCQGNAVDQFFCEIPHILKLSCSDAYVREIGLLVVSLCVGFGCFFFIVLSYVQIFRAVLRIPSQQGQHKAFSMCLPHLAVVSLFISTGTFSYLKPPSISSPSLDLMVAVLYSVVPPALNPLIYSLRNQELKEAFMKVIRQMFFNSHKDTTSLHK; this comes from the coding sequence atgtccaacagcagctccatcacccacttcctcctccttgcaTTTGCAGAGACACGGgaactgcagctcttgcacttctggctcttcctcagcatctacctggctgccctcctgggaaaTGGACTTGCCATCACTGCTGTAGCCTATGACCACcgcctccacacccccatgtacttcttcctcctcaacctctccctccttgACGTGGGCTCCATCTCTACCACTCTCCCCAAAGCCATAGCAAACTCCCTCTGGGACACCAGGGACATGTCCTATGCTGGATGTGCTtgcccaggtctttttcttctcttcttcatcaCAGCAGAATTTTATCTCCTCACAATCATGGCCTACGACCGCTACATTGCCATCTGTCAACCTCTGCACTATGGGACCCTCCTGAGCcgcagagcttgtgtccacatggcagcagctgcctggggcactGGGTTTCTcaatgctctgctgcacacggccaatacattttcactacccctctgccaaggcaatgctgtggaccagttcttctgtgaaatcccccacatcctcaagctctcctgctcagatGCCTACGTCAGAGAGATTGGACTTCTTGTGGTTAGTCTCTGTGTaggttttgggtgtttttttttcattgtgctgtcctatgtgcagatcttcagggccgtgctgaggatcccctctcagcagggacagcacaaagccttttccatgtgcctccctcacctggccgtGGTCTCCCTGTTTATCAGCACTGGCACGTTTTCCTACCTGAAGcccccctccatctcctccccatccctggaccTGATGGTGGCAGTTCTCTACTCAGTGGTGCCTCCAGCAttgaaccccctcatctacagctTGAGAAACCAGGAGCTCAAGGAGGCCTTTATGAAAGTGATTCGACAGATGTTTTTCAACAGCCATAAAGATACCACCTCTCTCCACAAATGA
- the LOC137675512 gene encoding LOW QUALITY PROTEIN: olfactory receptor 14C36-like (The sequence of the model RefSeq protein was modified relative to this genomic sequence to represent the inferred CDS: inserted 2 bases in 2 codons) codes for MYFFLLNLSLLDVGSISTTLPKAIANSLWDTRDMSYAGCAAQVFFFLFFITAEFYLLTIMAYDRYIAICQPLHYGTLLSSRACVHMAAAAWXSGFLNALLHTANTFSLPLCQGNAVDQFFCEIPHILKLSCSDAYVRETGLLVVSLCVGFGCFVFIVLSYVQIFRAVLRIPSQQGQHKAFSMCLPHLXVVSLFISTAMFAYLKPPSISSPSLDLVMAVLYSVVPPALNPLIYSLRNQELKKAIMKVIRQMFFNSHKDTTSLHK; via the exons atgtacttcttcctcctcaacctctccctccttgACGTGGGCTCCATCTCTACCACTCTCCCCAAAGCCATAGCAAACTCCCTCTGGGACACCAGGGACATGTCCTATGCTGGATGTGCtgcccaggtctttttctttctcttcttcatcaCAGCAGAATTTTATCTCCTCACCATCATGGCCTACGACCGCTACATTGCCATCTGTCAACCTCTGCACTATGGGACCCTCctgagcagcagagcttgtgtccacatggcagcagctgcct gcagtGGGTTTCTcaatgctctgctgcacacggccaatacattttcactacccctctgccaaggcaatgctgtggaccagttcttctgtgaaatcccccacatcctcaagctctcctgctcagatGCCTACGTCAGAGAGACTGGACTTCTTGTGGTTAGTCTCTGTGTaggttttgggtgttttgttttcattgtgctgtcctatgtgcagatcttcagggccgtgctgaggatcccctctcagcagggacagcacaaagccttttccatgtgcctccctcacc gcgTGGTCTCCCTGTTTATCAGCACAGCAATGTTTGCCTACCTGAAGcccccctccatctcctccccatcGCTGGATCTGGTGATGGCAGTTCTGTACTCGGTGGTGCCTCCAGCAttgaaccccctcatctacagctTGAGAAACCAGGAGCTCAAGAAGGCCATTATGAAAGTGATTCGACAGATGTTTTTCAACAGCCATAAAGATACCACCTCTCTCCACAAATGA